From Helicobacter anatolicus:
GGTACTTTTTAGCAAAAATGGACGCTTTAGAAAGCTTGCAAATTTTTTACAAGAACAAAAAATTGTTCTTTTTCTTGTAGGGCTTTTTGCATTATCATCCCCACCTATCCTACATGCACAAGATATTCAAAACCTCACTCCCGAACAAATGGCACAATTTATCAATAATTTTAAAAACACTACAAAACATCATACAAAAAAATTTGCAAAAATCCAATTGCAAAACTATTCAGGTAGAATAGAGCCTATTGACACAATTGCCACAAACATCGTACATAAAATCACTAAAAAAGACGGTTTTTTAGGTATGGATAACATGCAAATATTTTTAGGTATGATGCTCTATCCAAATATTTGGAAAAATCTCAAGATTATAGCAGTCAATGATCAAGAAATCAAAAAAATCTTAGGACTAAAACCTGTAGATACTCACGCATCTTTTTCGGATTTTTTTGAAGATTCTTTAGGATACAAACTACATAATCATATCGAAGAAGCCAATCAAACAAACCCTTCAAAACGCAATACTTTTGAAAAAAATCTTTTAAAAATTGATGAAAGAGTAAATCTTACTTATAGCATTTTTAGCGGCAGTTTTTTAAAAATATTCCCTCTTCCTGATACACAAAACTGGCTAGATCCCATAAGCTTTTTCCAGCAAGCATCTCCAGAATCTTCTCATCAAGTCTCTAATCTTCTTAAAGAGTTTTTTGAAGCTTTTGATCAAGGTGTAAATAATAATCAATGGAAAAATCTTGATTCTGCGCTTGCAAAAATCACTACCTATCAAAAAGAATATGGGAATGAGCTCTATCTCCCGGAAAATAGAATCAAAGCTGAAATTTTTCTCAATCATTCCAATTATTTCAGCAAATTAATTCTTCCTTATATTTTATTGGGATTATTACTTTTTATTCTTGTAATATATTTTATCCTCAAAGATAAACAAATGCCAAAATGGCTAAACTACACCCTTTATATCCTATTGCTTGTATGCACAATTGCCCATACAATCGGACTTGGATTGCGATGGTATGTTAGTGAGCATTCTCCTTGGAGCAATGCTTATGAATCTATGCTTTATATTGCATGGGCTAGTGCTATTGCAGGTGCAATATTTTTTAGAAAATATAATATCGCTCTAGCATCTAGCATGTTTTTAGCAGGCATTAGTCTTTTTGTTGCAAATCTTGGTTTCATGGATCCACAGATCACTCCCCTAGTTCCTGTCCTTAAATCCTATTGGCTAAATATTCATGTCTCTATTATTACAGCAAGCTATGGATTTTTAGGACTCTGTTTTATAATGGGATGTATTACATTAATACTTTTTGTTTTGCAAAAATTTACAAAAAATACTTACCATTTCACACAAATAACAAAGAGCATTAACTCTCTTTATGCGCTCAATGAAATGTCCATGATACTCGGACTCCTAATGCTTACTATAGGAAATTTTTTGGGTGGAATATGGGCCAATGAATCTTGGGGAAGATACTGGAGTTGGGACCCTAAAGAAACATGGGCATTAATTTCTATTGGTGTTTATGCAATTATTTTACATCTACGCTTTTTGAAAATCAAACAAATTAGTTATGTGTTTTCACTCGCTAGCGTAATTGGATTTTACTCAATTTTAATGACTTATTTTGGCGTCAATTATTATCTATCTGGAATGCACAGCTATGCGTCTGGGGATCCATTCCCTATACCAACTTTTGTTTATATCTTTGTTATCATCACAATTCTTTTAATAATCCTTGCAATTCCAAAAAAAGATAAAATATGTTGAAAAAAATTTCTCTTGGCTTGTTGTTATCTATTGCTTTAATAGCAGTGCTATGCTATATTGCACTTTTCACACAGGTAGGAAAATTTTTTGTCAAACCTCTAGTACAAAAATACATCACAAACCACTACTCTAGAGATCTTACACTGCTTGATTTTAATCTTGGTTTTAATAGTATTGATGCAAATTTTGATTACAAAAATTTCTTAGATCTCAACCTAAAAGGATCACATCATCTTATACAACAAACCTTTAATCTTAAAATCTCAGGAAAGAGTAAATCAGTTAGAAAAAAATTTACGCTTGATGGTAATATTTCAGGAGATTTCAAAGACTTTAACATAAAAATTTTTAGCGACATTGCTTCCTCTCGAAGCAATTTTTTTGCCAACATTCAAAAACTACAGCTCGCAAAAATTTATTTCAAATCACAAAACCTTGTTTTAGAAGAATTGCCACCATTCTTTGATTTAGAAAATCAATTTAATGGAAGAGCTAACATATTAATCAAAATACAAAAAGGTAATGAGGGAAATTTTTTACTAGACTTATCCAATATTTATATTACAAAAAAAACTCATTTTCAATTTCTAGATACCCTTATTAAAAAACGATTCCATGGAAAATTAAAAGGAGATATTTCTTTAAATGGAACACTTTTAGCACAAGGAGTATTACACTCTGATATCTACACAATCAACATAAAAAACCTCAATCTTATGCAAGACCAACTATCTTTTCACTACAATTTCCAACTCCCAAGCGTTGCAAACATTAATCCAAAAATTAAAAAAGATTTTCATATTTTAGCCAATGGCCAAGCAAACTATAATCTAAAAAATCGACAATGGGATGTTGATCTCGACACAACAAGTTTTGAAGGGGAGTTACAAGCATTTTTACATAAAAATCATATCTCTATTATTTTTAGCGAAAATAATCTTAATAAAATTTTATATTTCACAAAAATTCCACAAAATATCCACGCCAATCTCACAGGTACACTAAATTATTCACTTATAGATCACGAAGGAACTCTAGAGGGCGAAATTGATCATTTCACTATTAATCGCAATACTTTTTTAGATCTCATCAGGCAATACACAAAATTTGATATCCAAAAAGAAATTTTTGATCCCATGCCACTTAAAATCAATATTCAAAACCAGCAAGCAATACTTCATGATATGAATTTACAAAGCACAAATTTGGGCTTCTCCACCAGTTTAATAACATTAGATTTTGAAAAAATGTTCTTAGAAACTTTATTAAAAATGCGTGTAAAAAACAGCATACTAAACATGAAAATATCTGGCAACATCAATAATTTACACACAAAATTTAACCTTAATGATATCTTAAGATTAGATAGAAAATAACCCCCTCCGCCTTATATCTTATTGCAAGGCTTCTCTTGCATCTACATACGGCATAGAAAAACTCTCGCCCACTTCCTTAAAGGTAATATGTCCTTTGTATGTATTAAGCCCTTCTAAAAGTGCAGTATTTTTCAAACATGCCTCACGCACACCTAAATTCGCAAGCATGATTCCATAAGATATAGTTGTATTTGTCAATGCTAATGTAGAAGTTCTTGCCACCGCTCCTGGCATATTTGCCACACAATAATGAATAACTCCATCTACTTCAAAAATCGGATCATCATGTGTCGTTGCCCTAGAAGTTTCAAAACATCCTCCTTGATCAATCGCAACATCCACAAGTACCGCACCTTTTTTCATAACTTTTAAATCTTCTTTTTTAACAAGTTTAGGTGCCCTTGCCCCAGGTATTAAAACTGCGCCAATCAGAACATCTGTATTTTTCAAACAAGAAAGCAAGTTGCCCCTATTACTATAAAGCGTAGTTACTCGCATTCCAAAAATTTGATCAATATATGCCAAACGATTTGTATCAATATCTAAAATAGTCACATCTGCACCAATACCAACAGCAACTTGTGCGGCATTAATTCCGACACCTCCTCCACCTAAAATTGTAATTTTTCCTTTTTGTGTGCCTGCTACACCACCAAGCAATACCCCAGATCCACCAAAGGTTTTTTCTCCATATTTAGCAGCTTGTATAACTGACAATCTCCCTGCAATGGAACTCATTGGCGCCAAACAAGGAAGCGTATTTCCAACTTTTATTGTCTCATAAGCAATAGAAGCAATCTTTTTTTCCAAAAGCATTGTTGTAAGTTTTTGGTTTGCTGCTAAATGCAAATAAGTATATAATATTTGTCCTTCTCTAAAATACTCATATTCTTCTTCCAAAGGCTCTTTCACTTTGACAATCATTTCACTTTTTTCAAACAACGTTTTTTTATCACAAATTATTGCACCGGCATTTTTATAATCCTCATCACTAAAGCCTATTGCCTCACCTGCCCCTGCTTGAATATATACACTATGACCATGCTCAACATATTCTGTCACATTTGCTGGAATAAGCCCGACGCGATATTCTTGTACCTTAATTTCTTTTGGACAACCTATAATCATTTTTTACTCCTTTAAATTTTTATGATAAAACCGCTAATAAACACAGCGATTATAATCACGGGTATAATATAGCGAACATACCACAACCAAATATTGGCAAACCAGGATACCTCGGATTTGCCGTTATTAAGCTCTTTAACCGCATCTCCACGAAGTATCCACCCCACAAAAAGACTTGAACCAAATGCAGTCAATACAAAAAAGATATTACCGCTCACAAAATCAAAAGCATCAAAAATATTTTTTCCAAAAATGAGGACGTCTCTCCATGGGCCGTATGCTAGAATACAAGGAATATTTCCTAAAACAAAAATTCCCAAAAGGGTAATATTAATTGCAACATTTTTCGAAAAATTAAATTTTTCTTGCAAAATACAAATAATCACTTGATAAATAGTAAGAGATGTTGTCAAAGCAGCAATAAGTAATAAAATAAAAAATACAATTGCAAAAAAACTTCCAAAATACATTTGTGAAAAAGCAATTGGCAAAGTTTTAAATACCAATGATGGACCAGAATCAGGTGCTAACCCCACGCTAAAAAGTGAAGGAAAAATCATAAACCCTGCCATCACTGCAATACAAGTATTGATAAAACTTGTAATTGTCGCAGTTTTTACAAGATTTTCTTTTTTATCAAGATGAGAAGATAGAGTAATCATCACACCAAATCCCAAAGAAAGTGCAAAAAATACCTGCCCTAACACATATAAAAATAACTCTGCTGTAATTTTTGAAAAATCAGGAATAAGATAAAATTTTACTCCTTCCATAGCACCGTCTAATGTCAAGTTACGCACCACCATTCCAATAAGACATAAGAATAACAATGGCATCAAAAATTTTACAGATCGCTCAATACCATCAATAATTCCTTTTCTTAAAATCACCCAATTAATCAAAACATAAATAAATGTATAAATCCCAATCATTAAAGGAGAGTGCTCTATATTTTGTGTATAAAACTCTGAAGTAATTGCTTTACTCACAGGACTAGAAAGATCTAATCCATCAAAAATACCAATTGCACCATTAAAAATATTAACGATATATGCAAGCACCCAACCACCAAGCACCATATAATAAGCCATAATACAAAATGCACCAAAAGCGCCCATATAGCCAAAAATTTTCCAAAATGACGAGATATTTTTTTGATACCTTTTTCCATCAAAAGCATCAATACTATTAGACTGTGCACGCCTTCCAATTACATTTTCCACCAAAATCATTGGGATTCCAATCAAAAACATTGCAACAATAAAAACTAGAACATAAGCACCCCCACCATGTTCTCCAACAAGATAGGGAAATCTCCAAGTTGCTCCAAAACCTATTGTTGCCCCTGCAACCGTAAGAATATAAGTAAGCTGATTACTCCAAGTTTGCCTCTTCAAATATAACTCCTTATTCTAGGTTTTATATAAATTTTTTACCCTTAAAACATTCCCTTTCATGATAACAAAAAAAATGTTTTTGCTTCTGATCTCATCTTATTTTTTATATAAGCAATGTATTTTTGTAACATTTTCTACAAAAAATCCATTTTTTTATTTTTTGTAGAAAATAAATATTTATATCATTAAGTAACACATCAGTAAAAAAAAGTAAAATTTTCTTTATTTTTATAGGTTAAATTTTGATAAAAAAATCTAAAAAATGATTTTTATAAAAAAATAGAGTTTTTAAAAAAAATATAAAATACTATAAAAAGTGCTATGATTTCAACATTATATTAAAAACAAAAGGAATGATAATGAAAAAGTTTTTACTTTTTGTAGCAGCCTTATTGGCACTTGATGCTTCTAATCCGCAAGATGTCTTAAAAAAGGCAAAAGAATCTAATCTCAAACCAATACCAGAAGGCAAAGAACTAAAAGCATACCAACTTAAAAAAGCACAGGAACTTGAAGTGGGATACAAGCCACTTATGACAGATGAACAAATTGAGCTTGGTAAAAAACTCTATTTTGATCCAAGAATTTCTAGTTCCAATCTTATATCCTGCAACACTTGCCATAATTTAGGTTTAGGTGGCGTGGATTTGATTCCTACTGCTATTGGAAACAAATGGCAACCCAATCCAAGTGCACTCAACTCTCCAACAGTTTATAATTCAATTTTTAACAATATCCAGTTCTGGGATGGTAGATCACATAATTTAGGAAATCAGGCACAAGGTCCTATTCAAAATCCAGTTGAAATGGCCGCAAACCCAAATGTAGTAGTAGAAAAAATTAATTCGATTCCAGATTATGTAAGAGATTTTAAAAAAGCTTATGGTAATAATGTAAAAATTGATTTTAAACTAATTTCAGATACAATCGCTCTATTTGAAGCAACTCTTGTAACACCAAGTCGCTATGACGATTTTTTAAGAGGAAACATCAAAGCTCTTAGCAAGGAAGAAGTTGAAGGGCTTGATCTATTTCTAGAAAAAGGCTGTGCTGCTTGTCATAATGATATAAATCTAGGTGGAAATATGCAACCTTTTGGTGTAGTAAAACCCTATAAATTTGCAAGTATCGGCGGCTTCAAAGGAGATAAAAATGGAATGGTAAAAGTTCCTACACTAAGAAATATTGCGGAGACAATGCCTTATTTTCACAATGGACAATTCTGGGATATTAAAGATGCCATCAAGGAAATGGGAGTTATTCAGCTTGGCATAGAAATTAATGATAAAGAGGTAAAAAAGATTGAAACATTCCTCAATGCACTTACAGGTTCAAAACCACAAATTATTTATCCAATTTTACCAATAAACTCTATTAATACGCCTAAACCAGTATTCTAACTTTAAACTTTCTAGGAGGAAACCTCCTAGAAAGTTTAAATATTTGTAATATTTCACAAATCGTTTTAGCCACTTAGTAAAAATATAATCGTTGTAACACCCTATTTTACGAAGTTTTTATATTCCTATCCCCAAAATATCTCCAGTAATTTATGGAATCCATCTTTTTCCCTTCATTCTATTCCTAATCCATCTCCAGCCATCCCCCAGTAAAAATTTTTAATATTTCCATGCGTTTCTTTATAGCAAAATTTCTTGATTTTATTTTATCTTTGTGCTATATTCCACATATAAGGATAGATAAAAAGGTAGGGCAATGCTTAAGAAAAAAATACAAAATATTTATCACTCCATTGCAAGAAAAAACTATGTAAAACTTGATAATATGGAAGAAGAGTTTAATGGCTGTTGGGCTATTTTTTATAATCTTTTGATTGGCTCTTATCATCAGTTTTTTATTGTCTCTCCTAGAAATATAGCTGCCAAGCGTTGTGCAAGATATATAAAAAATTTTTCTTTTGTCAATTTGTTAAAACTTATTGGTGTTTTTGTCTATAATTTGATAATGATACCAATAATACTTGCAATTTGTATTTGCATTCAGCTTCCTCTCTACATTCTTAAGCTTATTGCACCTTTATTAAAGATTGTTGGAGGGCTTATTCTTGCTTTAATAACAATACCACTGATTTGCCTGTATATTATTGCAGCACCTCTATATGCCATAATGTGCTTATTTGGCGTTATTGGATTGTTTTTTTCTATACTCTCTTAATCCTCTAAATCTGCATAAGTGTAGCTATTGCTTCTAATAGCTCTTTGCACTTCTTGTGCTCCTGCATTAGTATAGATTTGTATTGTTTTATTATCTATGATTTGTTTTTGTGTATGATGGTTTTCTCTTAGCTCCATTTGCCTTTGTTTTACTTGTTCAATAAGGCTAGGTTGTGTAAATACTTGCTTTTGTGTTTGATTGATACTTGCTTCATTTAGCTTAGCTGTGCTTTGATTGATTTTTATCTCTCCTAAAGGCAAGGTTAATTCTTTTCTTAAAACACCTAGTTTTTCTAAAATAGTGCTAATAGGTGAAGTAATAGCATTAAAAGTCTTTTTTACAAAATTAAAAAATGGAGATAAAAAACCCATCATTTTATCAACTCCAATTCCTATCCATTCTACAACCCTATCCCAGTTTTCATAGACATAGGCAAAGACTTCTCCTAAGATAATATAAAAAGCACCAATGCCCGTGCTAACTAAGGCGGATTTAACCATGCGACCAAATAAAATAAAA
This genomic window contains:
- the ccsA gene encoding cytochrome c biogenesis protein, with product MQSIKNLFCSFKIILPIMAIYATACAIATFIENDYGTRVAQLKIYSTWWFNTLHLYLLIALTCTLFSLQYWQQKKYASLLLHASFIFIILGAGITRFFSFEGVMHIREGEKSNFITASNLTLNIIAIKDNQHESYFLTPPLEEGYNKSIKIKIFNKTLELSHFIITKISPSKKDDSLSIKLSAHYEGITQDFLFLGGERQDLKFAKADFHDTRILISWGKRQIPLPFTLELKKFELTRYPGSMSPSSYASEINVLDREGKHVMPYRIFMNNVLDYKGYRFYQSSYDQDERGTILSVNKDPGKNMTYFGYTLLILGAIWVLFSKNGRFRKLANFLQEQKIVLFLVGLFALSSPPILHAQDIQNLTPEQMAQFINNFKNTTKHHTKKFAKIQLQNYSGRIEPIDTIATNIVHKITKKDGFLGMDNMQIFLGMMLYPNIWKNLKIIAVNDQEIKKILGLKPVDTHASFSDFFEDSLGYKLHNHIEEANQTNPSKRNTFEKNLLKIDERVNLTYSIFSGSFLKIFPLPDTQNWLDPISFFQQASPESSHQVSNLLKEFFEAFDQGVNNNQWKNLDSALAKITTYQKEYGNELYLPENRIKAEIFLNHSNYFSKLILPYILLGLLLFILVIYFILKDKQMPKWLNYTLYILLLVCTIAHTIGLGLRWYVSEHSPWSNAYESMLYIAWASAIAGAIFFRKYNIALASSMFLAGISLFVANLGFMDPQITPLVPVLKSYWLNIHVSIITASYGFLGLCFIMGCITLILFVLQKFTKNTYHFTQITKSINSLYALNEMSMILGLLMLTIGNFLGGIWANESWGRYWSWDPKETWALISIGVYAIILHLRFLKIKQISYVFSLASVIGFYSILMTYFGVNYYLSGMHSYASGDPFPIPTFVYIFVIITILLIILAIPKKDKIC
- the ald gene encoding alanine dehydrogenase, which gives rise to MIIGCPKEIKVQEYRVGLIPANVTEYVEHGHSVYIQAGAGEAIGFSDEDYKNAGAIICDKKTLFEKSEMIVKVKEPLEEEYEYFREGQILYTYLHLAANQKLTTMLLEKKIASIAYETIKVGNTLPCLAPMSSIAGRLSVIQAAKYGEKTFGGSGVLLGGVAGTQKGKITILGGGGVGINAAQVAVGIGADVTILDIDTNRLAYIDQIFGMRVTTLYSNRGNLLSCLKNTDVLIGAVLIPGARAPKLVKKEDLKVMKKGAVLVDVAIDQGGCFETSRATTHDDPIFEVDGVIHYCVANMPGAVARTSTLALTNTTISYGIMLANLGVREACLKNTALLEGLNTYKGHITFKEVGESFSMPYVDAREALQ
- a CDS encoding sodium-dependent transporter, which produces MKRQTWSNQLTYILTVAGATIGFGATWRFPYLVGEHGGGAYVLVFIVAMFLIGIPMILVENVIGRRAQSNSIDAFDGKRYQKNISSFWKIFGYMGAFGAFCIMAYYMVLGGWVLAYIVNIFNGAIGIFDGLDLSSPVSKAITSEFYTQNIEHSPLMIGIYTFIYVLINWVILRKGIIDGIERSVKFLMPLLFLCLIGMVVRNLTLDGAMEGVKFYLIPDFSKITAELFLYVLGQVFFALSLGFGVMITLSSHLDKKENLVKTATITSFINTCIAVMAGFMIFPSLFSVGLAPDSGPSLVFKTLPIAFSQMYFGSFFAIVFFILLLIAALTTSLTIYQVIICILQEKFNFSKNVAINITLLGIFVLGNIPCILAYGPWRDVLIFGKNIFDAFDFVSGNIFFVLTAFGSSLFVGWILRGDAVKELNNGKSEVSWFANIWLWYVRYIIPVIIIAVFISGFIIKI
- a CDS encoding cytochrome-c peroxidase, encoding MKKFLLFVAALLALDASNPQDVLKKAKESNLKPIPEGKELKAYQLKKAQELEVGYKPLMTDEQIELGKKLYFDPRISSSNLISCNTCHNLGLGGVDLIPTAIGNKWQPNPSALNSPTVYNSIFNNIQFWDGRSHNLGNQAQGPIQNPVEMAANPNVVVEKINSIPDYVRDFKKAYGNNVKIDFKLISDTIALFEATLVTPSRYDDFLRGNIKALSKEEVEGLDLFLEKGCAACHNDINLGGNMQPFGVVKPYKFASIGGFKGDKNGMVKVPTLRNIAETMPYFHNGQFWDIKDAIKEMGVIQLGIEINDKEVKKIETFLNALTGSKPQIIYPILPINSINTPKPVF